A section of the Amblyomma americanum isolate KBUSLIRL-KWMA chromosome 2, ASM5285725v1, whole genome shotgun sequence genome encodes:
- the LOC144121376 gene encoding voltage-gated hydrogen channel 1-like: MEQAAEQDRDRFPQKDTPNVQTRDKPSASFVSIDVDMESDVDIRPLVTFREKLSALLHSTKFQIAIVVLVVLDCLLVITELLVELEVLKLHEHSSIAPKIIHSMSIFILSLFLVEIVVKLYAYRLRFFHHKLEVFDAVVVIISFSLDVAFRDPESAANGAGLIIVLRLWRVARLLNGIVLTVKTQAERQLLRESKLREKLMQELLKNRDYCNALEQEIASLRDLLQSHGINELPPTVVQEPPSNIDENHTQSASD; the protein is encoded by the exons ATGGAGCAAGCGGC GGAGCAAGATCGTGATCGTTTCCCGCAAAAGGACACTCCGAATGTACAAACTCGGGACAAACCGAGCGCCAGTTTCGTCTCAATCGACGTTGACATGGAATCGGACGTCGACATCAGGCCCCTTGTCACATTCCGCGAGAAACTGTCTGCGCTGCTGCATTCTACCAAGTTTCAG ATTGCCATTGTGGTCCTGGTAGTTCTTGACTGCCTTCTAGTCATCACAGAACTGCTTGTGGAGCTGGAGGTCCTAAAACTTCACGAGCACAGCTCCATTGCACCAAAG ATCATCCATTCGATGAGCATCTTTATCCTGAGCCTCTTCCTGGTGGAAATCGTTGTCAAGCTGTATGCGTACCGGCTCCGCTTCTTCCACCATAAGCTGGAGGTGTTTGATGCCGTAGTGGTCATCATTTCCTTCTCCCTGGATGTTGCATTCAGGGACCCCGAGTCGGCCGCAAATGGTGCTGGTCTCATCATTGTCCTGCGACTTTGGCGAGTGGCACGCCTGCTCAATG GCATCGTGCTCACGGTCAAGACACAGGCAGAGCGGCAGCTCTTGCGAGAGAGCAAACTGCGCGAGAAGCTCATGCAAGAACTGCTGAAGAACCGCGACTACTGCAATGCCCTGGAGCAGGAAATAGCGTCCCTCAGGGACCTCCTGCAGAGCCACGGAATCAACGAGCTGCCACCAACAGTCGTGCAGGAGCCACCCTCAAACATCGACGAAAACCACACACAAAGTGCAAGTGACTGA